In Pongo abelii isolate AG06213 chromosome X, NHGRI_mPonAbe1-v2.0_pri, whole genome shotgun sequence, one DNA window encodes the following:
- the RBM10 gene encoding RNA-binding protein 10 isoform X1, with protein MSGSPPLTARAEKVSVDAGRGGGESLQEASPRLADHGSSSGGGWEVKRSQRLRRGPSSPRRPYQDMEYERRGGRGDRTGRYGATDRSQDDGGENRSRDHDYRDMDYRSYPREYGSQEGKHDYDDSSEEQSAEDSYEASPGSETQRRRRRRHRHSPTGPPGFPRDGDYRDQDYRTEQGEEEEEEEDEEEEEKASNIVMLRMLPQAATEDDIRGQLQSHGVQAREVRLMRNKSSGQSRGFAFVEFSHLQDATRWMEANQHSLNILGQKVSMHYSDPKPKINEDWLCNKCGVQNFKRREKCFKCGVPKSEAEQKLPLGTRLDQQTLPLGGRELSQGLLPLPQPYQAQGVLASQALSQGSEPSSENANDTIILRNLNPHSTMDSILGALAPYAVLSSSNVRVIKDKQTQLNRGFAFIQLSTIVEAAQLLQILQALHPPLTIDGKTINVEFAKGSKRDMASNEGSRISAASVASTAIAAAQWAISQASQGGEGTWATSEEPPVDYSYYQQDEGYGNSQGTESSLYAHGYLKGTKGPGITGTKGDPTGAGPEASLEPGADSVSMQAFSRAQPGAAPGIYQQSAEASSSQGTAANSQSYTIMSPAVLKSELQSPTHPSSALPPATSPTAQESYSQYPVPDVSTYQYDETSGYYYDPQTGLYYDPNSQYYYNAQSQQYLYWDGERRTYVPALEQSADGHKETGAPSKEGKEKKEKHKTKTAQQIAKDMERWARSLNKQKENFKNSFQPISSLRDDERRESATADAGYAILEKKGALAERQHTSMDLPKLASDDRPSPPRGLVAAYSGESDSEEEQERGGPEREEKLTDWQKLACLLCRRQFPSKEALIRHQQLSGLHKQNLEIHRRAHLSENELEALEKNDMEQMKYRDRAAERREKYGIPEPPEPKRRKYGGISTASVDFEQPTRDGLGSDNIGSRMLQAMGWKEGSGLGRKKQGIVTPIEAQTRVRGSGLGARGSSYGVTSTESYKETLHKTMVTRFNEAQ; from the exons TGGTGGTCGTGGTGACAGAACTGGCCGCTATGGAGCCACTGACCGCTCGCAGGATGATGGTGGGGAGAACCGCAGCCGAGACCACGACTACCGAGACATGGACTACCGTTCATATCCTCGCGAGTATGGCAGCCAGGAGGGCAAGCATGACTATGACGACTCATCTGAGGAGCAGAGTGCGGAG GATTCCTACGAGGCCTCCCCGGGCTCCGAGACTCAGCgtaggcggcggcggcggcacaGGCACAGCCCCACCGGCCCGCCAGGCTTCCCCCGAGACGGCGACTATCGGGACCAGGACTATCGGACCGagcaaggggaggaggaggaggaggaggaggatgaggaggaggaggagaaggccaGTAACATCGTCATGCTGAGGATGCTGCCACAGGCAGCCACTGAGGATGAC ATCCGTGGCCAGCTGCAGTCCCACGGCGTGCAAGCACGGGAGGTTCGGCTGATGCGGAACAAATCTTCAG GTCAGAGCCGGGGCTTCGCCTTCGTCGAGTTTAGTCACTTGCAGGACGCTACACGATGGATGGAAGCCAATCAG CACTCCCTCAACATCCTGGGCCAGAAGGTGTCGATGCACTACAGTGACCCCAAGCCCAAGATCAATGAGGACTGGCTGTGCAATAAG TGTGGCGTCCAGAACTTCAAACGCCGAGAGAAGTGCTTCAAATGTGGCGTGCCCAAGTCAG AGGCAGAGCAGAAGCTGCCCCTCGGCACGAGGCTGGATCAGCAGACACTGCCACTGGGTGGCCGGGAGCTGAGCCAGGGCCTGCTTCCCCTGCCACAGCCCTACCAGGCCCAGGGAGTCCTGGCCTCCCAAGCCCTGTCACAGGGTTCGGAGCCAAGCTCAGAGAACGCCAATGACA CCATCATTTTGCGCAACCTGAACCCACACAGCACCATGGATTCCATCCTGGGGGCCCTGGCACCCTACGCGGTGCTGTCCTCCTCCAACGTGCGCGTCATAAAGGACAAGCAGACCCAACTGAACCGTGGCTTTGCCTTCATCCAGCTCTCCACCATCGTG GAGGCAGCCCAGCTGCTGCAGATCCTGCAGGCCCTGCACCCACCGCTCACTATCGACGGCAAGACCATCAATGTTGAGTTTGCCAAGGGTTCTAAGAG GGACATGGCCTCCAATGAAGGCAGTCGCATCAGTGCTGCCTCTGTGGCCAGCACTGCCATTGCTGCGGCCCAGTGGGCCATCTCACAG GCCTCCCAAGGTGGGGAGGGTACCTGGGCCACCTCCGAGGAGCCGCCGGTCGACTACAGCTACTACCAACAGGATGAGGGCTATGGCAACAGCCAGGGCACAGAGTCTTCCCTCTATGCCCATGGCTACCTCAAGGGCACCAAGGGCCCTGGCATCACTGGAACCAAAGGGGATCCCACCGGAGCAG GTCCCGAGGCCTCCCTAGAGCCTGGGGCCGACTCTGTGTCGATGCAGGCTTTCTCTCGCGCCCAGCCTGGTGCTGCTCCTGGCATCTACCAACAGTCAGCCGAGGCAAGCAGCAGCCAGGGCACTGCTGCCAACAGCCAG TCGTATACCATCATGTCACCCGCTGTGCTCAAATCTGAGCTCCAGAGCCCTACACATCCTAGTTCTGCTCTCCCACCGGCCACCAGCCCCACTGCCCAGGAATCCTACAGCCAGTACC CTGTTCCCGACGTCTCCACCTACCAGTACGATGAGACCTCCGGCTACTACTATGACCCCCAGACCGGCCTCTACTATGACCCCAACTCCCAG tatTACTACAATGCTCAGAGCCAGCAGTACCTGTACTGGGATGGGGAGAGGCGGACCTATGTTCCCGCCCTGGAGCAGTCGGCCGATGGGCATAAGGAGACAGGGGCACCCTCGAAGGAGGgcaaagagaagaaggagaagcacAAGACCAAGACAGCTCAACAG ATTGCCAAGGACATGGAACGCTGGGCCCGCAGtctcaataaacaaaaagaaaacttcaaaaatagCTTCCAGCCTATCAGCTCCCTGCGAGATGACGAGAGGCGGGAGTCAGCCACTGCAGATGCTGGCTATGCCATCCTCGAGAAGAAG GGAGCACTAGCCGAGAGACAGCATACCAGCATGGATCTCCCGAAATTGGCCAGTGACGACCGCCCA AGCCCTCCGAGAGGGCTGGTGGCAGCCTACAGCGGGGAGAGTGACAGTGAGGAGGAGCAGGAGCGTGGGGGCCCCGAGCGGGAGGAGAAGCTCACCGACTGGCAGAAGCTGGCCTGTCTGCTCTGCCGACGCCAGTTCCCCAGCAAAGAGGCGCTCATCCGGCACCAGCAGCTCTCAGGGCTCCACAAG CAAAACCTTGAGATTCACCGGCGAGCCCACTTGTCAGAAAACGAGCTAGAAGCACTAGAGAAGAATGACATGGAG CAAATGAAGTACCGGGACCGTGCAGCTGAACGCAGAGAAAAGTATGGCATCCCCGAGCCGCCAGAGCCCAAGAGGAGGAAGTACGGCGGCATATCCACAGCCTCCGT AGACTTCGAGCAGCCTACTCGGGACGGGCTGGGCAGTGACAACATTGGCAGTCGCATGCTCCAGGCCATGGGCTGGAAAGAGGGCAGCGGCCTGGGCCGCAAGAAGCAGGGCATTGTAACGCCTATCGAG GCCCAAACACGGGTGCGGGGCTCCGGCCTGGGTGCACGGGGCAGCTCCTACGGGGTCACCTCAACCGAGTCCTACAAGGAGACACTGCACAAGACAATGGTGACCCGCTTCAACGAGGCCCAGTGA
- the RBM10 gene encoding RNA-binding protein 10 isoform X3 — protein sequence MEYERRGGRGDRTGRYGATDRSQDDGGENRSRDHDYRDMDYRSYPREYGSQEGKHDYDDSSEEQSAEDSYEASPGSETQRRRRRRHRHSPTGPPGFPRDGDYRDQDYRTEQGEEEEEEEDEEEEEKASNIVMLRMLPQAATEDDIRGQLQSHGVQAREVRLMRNKSSGQSRGFAFVEFSHLQDATRWMEANQHSLNILGQKVSMHYSDPKPKINEDWLCNKCGVQNFKRREKCFKCGVPKSEAEQKLPLGTRLDQQTLPLGGRELSQGLLPLPQPYQAQGVLASQALSQGSEPSSENANDTIILRNLNPHSTMDSILGALAPYAVLSSSNVRVIKDKQTQLNRGFAFIQLSTIVEAAQLLQILQALHPPLTIDGKTINVEFAKGSKRDMASNEGSRISAASVASTAIAAAQWAISQASQGGEGTWATSEEPPVDYSYYQQDEGYGNSQGTESSLYAHGYLKGTKGPGITGTKGDPTGAGPEASLEPGADSVSMQAFSRAQPGAAPGIYQQSAEASSSQGTAANSQSYTIMSPAVLKSELQSPTHPSSALPPATSPTAQESYSQYPVPDVSTYQYDETSGYYYDPQTGLYYDPNSQYYYNAQSQQYLYWDGERRTYVPALEQSADGHKETGAPSKEGKEKKEKHKTKTAQQIAKDMERWARSLNKQKENFKNSFQPISSLRDDERRESATADAGYAILEKKGALAERQHTSMDLPKLASDDRPSPPRGLVAAYSGESDSEEEQERGGPEREEKLTDWQKLACLLCRRQFPSKEALIRHQQLSGLHKQNLEIHRRAHLSENELEALEKNDMEQMKYRDRAAERREKYGIPEPPEPKRRKYGGISTASVDFEQPTRDGLGSDNIGSRMLQAMGWKEGSGLGRKKQGIVTPIEAQTRVRGSGLGARGSSYGVTSTESYKETLHKTMVTRFNEAQ from the exons TGGTGGTCGTGGTGACAGAACTGGCCGCTATGGAGCCACTGACCGCTCGCAGGATGATGGTGGGGAGAACCGCAGCCGAGACCACGACTACCGAGACATGGACTACCGTTCATATCCTCGCGAGTATGGCAGCCAGGAGGGCAAGCATGACTATGACGACTCATCTGAGGAGCAGAGTGCGGAG GATTCCTACGAGGCCTCCCCGGGCTCCGAGACTCAGCgtaggcggcggcggcggcacaGGCACAGCCCCACCGGCCCGCCAGGCTTCCCCCGAGACGGCGACTATCGGGACCAGGACTATCGGACCGagcaaggggaggaggaggaggaggaggaggatgaggaggaggaggagaaggccaGTAACATCGTCATGCTGAGGATGCTGCCACAGGCAGCCACTGAGGATGAC ATCCGTGGCCAGCTGCAGTCCCACGGCGTGCAAGCACGGGAGGTTCGGCTGATGCGGAACAAATCTTCAG GTCAGAGCCGGGGCTTCGCCTTCGTCGAGTTTAGTCACTTGCAGGACGCTACACGATGGATGGAAGCCAATCAG CACTCCCTCAACATCCTGGGCCAGAAGGTGTCGATGCACTACAGTGACCCCAAGCCCAAGATCAATGAGGACTGGCTGTGCAATAAG TGTGGCGTCCAGAACTTCAAACGCCGAGAGAAGTGCTTCAAATGTGGCGTGCCCAAGTCAG AGGCAGAGCAGAAGCTGCCCCTCGGCACGAGGCTGGATCAGCAGACACTGCCACTGGGTGGCCGGGAGCTGAGCCAGGGCCTGCTTCCCCTGCCACAGCCCTACCAGGCCCAGGGAGTCCTGGCCTCCCAAGCCCTGTCACAGGGTTCGGAGCCAAGCTCAGAGAACGCCAATGACA CCATCATTTTGCGCAACCTGAACCCACACAGCACCATGGATTCCATCCTGGGGGCCCTGGCACCCTACGCGGTGCTGTCCTCCTCCAACGTGCGCGTCATAAAGGACAAGCAGACCCAACTGAACCGTGGCTTTGCCTTCATCCAGCTCTCCACCATCGTG GAGGCAGCCCAGCTGCTGCAGATCCTGCAGGCCCTGCACCCACCGCTCACTATCGACGGCAAGACCATCAATGTTGAGTTTGCCAAGGGTTCTAAGAG GGACATGGCCTCCAATGAAGGCAGTCGCATCAGTGCTGCCTCTGTGGCCAGCACTGCCATTGCTGCGGCCCAGTGGGCCATCTCACAG GCCTCCCAAGGTGGGGAGGGTACCTGGGCCACCTCCGAGGAGCCGCCGGTCGACTACAGCTACTACCAACAGGATGAGGGCTATGGCAACAGCCAGGGCACAGAGTCTTCCCTCTATGCCCATGGCTACCTCAAGGGCACCAAGGGCCCTGGCATCACTGGAACCAAAGGGGATCCCACCGGAGCAG GTCCCGAGGCCTCCCTAGAGCCTGGGGCCGACTCTGTGTCGATGCAGGCTTTCTCTCGCGCCCAGCCTGGTGCTGCTCCTGGCATCTACCAACAGTCAGCCGAGGCAAGCAGCAGCCAGGGCACTGCTGCCAACAGCCAG TCGTATACCATCATGTCACCCGCTGTGCTCAAATCTGAGCTCCAGAGCCCTACACATCCTAGTTCTGCTCTCCCACCGGCCACCAGCCCCACTGCCCAGGAATCCTACAGCCAGTACC CTGTTCCCGACGTCTCCACCTACCAGTACGATGAGACCTCCGGCTACTACTATGACCCCCAGACCGGCCTCTACTATGACCCCAACTCCCAG tatTACTACAATGCTCAGAGCCAGCAGTACCTGTACTGGGATGGGGAGAGGCGGACCTATGTTCCCGCCCTGGAGCAGTCGGCCGATGGGCATAAGGAGACAGGGGCACCCTCGAAGGAGGgcaaagagaagaaggagaagcacAAGACCAAGACAGCTCAACAG ATTGCCAAGGACATGGAACGCTGGGCCCGCAGtctcaataaacaaaaagaaaacttcaaaaatagCTTCCAGCCTATCAGCTCCCTGCGAGATGACGAGAGGCGGGAGTCAGCCACTGCAGATGCTGGCTATGCCATCCTCGAGAAGAAG GGAGCACTAGCCGAGAGACAGCATACCAGCATGGATCTCCCGAAATTGGCCAGTGACGACCGCCCA AGCCCTCCGAGAGGGCTGGTGGCAGCCTACAGCGGGGAGAGTGACAGTGAGGAGGAGCAGGAGCGTGGGGGCCCCGAGCGGGAGGAGAAGCTCACCGACTGGCAGAAGCTGGCCTGTCTGCTCTGCCGACGCCAGTTCCCCAGCAAAGAGGCGCTCATCCGGCACCAGCAGCTCTCAGGGCTCCACAAG CAAAACCTTGAGATTCACCGGCGAGCCCACTTGTCAGAAAACGAGCTAGAAGCACTAGAGAAGAATGACATGGAG CAAATGAAGTACCGGGACCGTGCAGCTGAACGCAGAGAAAAGTATGGCATCCCCGAGCCGCCAGAGCCCAAGAGGAGGAAGTACGGCGGCATATCCACAGCCTCCGT AGACTTCGAGCAGCCTACTCGGGACGGGCTGGGCAGTGACAACATTGGCAGTCGCATGCTCCAGGCCATGGGCTGGAAAGAGGGCAGCGGCCTGGGCCGCAAGAAGCAGGGCATTGTAACGCCTATCGAG GCCCAAACACGGGTGCGGGGCTCCGGCCTGGGTGCACGGGGCAGCTCCTACGGGGTCACCTCAACCGAGTCCTACAAGGAGACACTGCACAAGACAATGGTGACCCGCTTCAACGAGGCCCAGTGA
- the RBM10 gene encoding RNA-binding protein 10 isoform X4, translating into MEYERRGGRGDRTGRYGATDRSQDDGGENRSRDHDYRDMDYRSYPREYGSQEGKHDYDDSSEEQSAEDSYEASPGSETQRRRRRRHRHSPTGPPGFPRDGDYRDQDYRTEQGEEEEEEEDEEEEEKASNIVMLRMLPQAATEDDIRGQLQSHGVQAREVRLMRNKSSGQSRGFAFVEFSHLQDATRWMEANQHSLNILGQKVSMHYSDPKPKINEDWLCNKCGVQNFKRREKCFKCGVPKSEAEQKLPLGTRLDQQTLPLGGRELSQGLLPLPQPYQAQGVLASQALSQGSEPSSENANDTIILRNLNPHSTMDSILGALAPYAVLSSSNVRVIKDKQTQLNRGFAFIQLSTIEAAQLLQILQALHPPLTIDGKTINVEFAKGSKRDMASNEGSRISAASVASTAIAAAQWAISQASQGGEGTWATSEEPPVDYSYYQQDEGYGNSQGTESSLYAHGYLKGTKGPGITGTKGDPTGAGPEASLEPGADSVSMQAFSRAQPGAAPGIYQQSAEASSSQGTAANSQSYTIMSPAVLKSELQSPTHPSSALPPATSPTAQESYSQYPVPDVSTYQYDETSGYYYDPQTGLYYDPNSQYYYNAQSQQYLYWDGERRTYVPALEQSADGHKETGAPSKEGKEKKEKHKTKTAQQIAKDMERWARSLNKQKENFKNSFQPISSLRDDERRESATADAGYAILEKKGALAERQHTSMDLPKLASDDRPSPPRGLVAAYSGESDSEEEQERGGPEREEKLTDWQKLACLLCRRQFPSKEALIRHQQLSGLHKQNLEIHRRAHLSENELEALEKNDMEQMKYRDRAAERREKYGIPEPPEPKRRKYGGISTASVDFEQPTRDGLGSDNIGSRMLQAMGWKEGSGLGRKKQGIVTPIEAQTRVRGSGLGARGSSYGVTSTESYKETLHKTMVTRFNEAQ; encoded by the exons TGGTGGTCGTGGTGACAGAACTGGCCGCTATGGAGCCACTGACCGCTCGCAGGATGATGGTGGGGAGAACCGCAGCCGAGACCACGACTACCGAGACATGGACTACCGTTCATATCCTCGCGAGTATGGCAGCCAGGAGGGCAAGCATGACTATGACGACTCATCTGAGGAGCAGAGTGCGGAG GATTCCTACGAGGCCTCCCCGGGCTCCGAGACTCAGCgtaggcggcggcggcggcacaGGCACAGCCCCACCGGCCCGCCAGGCTTCCCCCGAGACGGCGACTATCGGGACCAGGACTATCGGACCGagcaaggggaggaggaggaggaggaggaggatgaggaggaggaggagaaggccaGTAACATCGTCATGCTGAGGATGCTGCCACAGGCAGCCACTGAGGATGAC ATCCGTGGCCAGCTGCAGTCCCACGGCGTGCAAGCACGGGAGGTTCGGCTGATGCGGAACAAATCTTCAG GTCAGAGCCGGGGCTTCGCCTTCGTCGAGTTTAGTCACTTGCAGGACGCTACACGATGGATGGAAGCCAATCAG CACTCCCTCAACATCCTGGGCCAGAAGGTGTCGATGCACTACAGTGACCCCAAGCCCAAGATCAATGAGGACTGGCTGTGCAATAAG TGTGGCGTCCAGAACTTCAAACGCCGAGAGAAGTGCTTCAAATGTGGCGTGCCCAAGTCAG AGGCAGAGCAGAAGCTGCCCCTCGGCACGAGGCTGGATCAGCAGACACTGCCACTGGGTGGCCGGGAGCTGAGCCAGGGCCTGCTTCCCCTGCCACAGCCCTACCAGGCCCAGGGAGTCCTGGCCTCCCAAGCCCTGTCACAGGGTTCGGAGCCAAGCTCAGAGAACGCCAATGACA CCATCATTTTGCGCAACCTGAACCCACACAGCACCATGGATTCCATCCTGGGGGCCCTGGCACCCTACGCGGTGCTGTCCTCCTCCAACGTGCGCGTCATAAAGGACAAGCAGACCCAACTGAACCGTGGCTTTGCCTTCATCCAGCTCTCCACCATC GAGGCAGCCCAGCTGCTGCAGATCCTGCAGGCCCTGCACCCACCGCTCACTATCGACGGCAAGACCATCAATGTTGAGTTTGCCAAGGGTTCTAAGAG GGACATGGCCTCCAATGAAGGCAGTCGCATCAGTGCTGCCTCTGTGGCCAGCACTGCCATTGCTGCGGCCCAGTGGGCCATCTCACAG GCCTCCCAAGGTGGGGAGGGTACCTGGGCCACCTCCGAGGAGCCGCCGGTCGACTACAGCTACTACCAACAGGATGAGGGCTATGGCAACAGCCAGGGCACAGAGTCTTCCCTCTATGCCCATGGCTACCTCAAGGGCACCAAGGGCCCTGGCATCACTGGAACCAAAGGGGATCCCACCGGAGCAG GTCCCGAGGCCTCCCTAGAGCCTGGGGCCGACTCTGTGTCGATGCAGGCTTTCTCTCGCGCCCAGCCTGGTGCTGCTCCTGGCATCTACCAACAGTCAGCCGAGGCAAGCAGCAGCCAGGGCACTGCTGCCAACAGCCAG TCGTATACCATCATGTCACCCGCTGTGCTCAAATCTGAGCTCCAGAGCCCTACACATCCTAGTTCTGCTCTCCCACCGGCCACCAGCCCCACTGCCCAGGAATCCTACAGCCAGTACC CTGTTCCCGACGTCTCCACCTACCAGTACGATGAGACCTCCGGCTACTACTATGACCCCCAGACCGGCCTCTACTATGACCCCAACTCCCAG tatTACTACAATGCTCAGAGCCAGCAGTACCTGTACTGGGATGGGGAGAGGCGGACCTATGTTCCCGCCCTGGAGCAGTCGGCCGATGGGCATAAGGAGACAGGGGCACCCTCGAAGGAGGgcaaagagaagaaggagaagcacAAGACCAAGACAGCTCAACAG ATTGCCAAGGACATGGAACGCTGGGCCCGCAGtctcaataaacaaaaagaaaacttcaaaaatagCTTCCAGCCTATCAGCTCCCTGCGAGATGACGAGAGGCGGGAGTCAGCCACTGCAGATGCTGGCTATGCCATCCTCGAGAAGAAG GGAGCACTAGCCGAGAGACAGCATACCAGCATGGATCTCCCGAAATTGGCCAGTGACGACCGCCCA AGCCCTCCGAGAGGGCTGGTGGCAGCCTACAGCGGGGAGAGTGACAGTGAGGAGGAGCAGGAGCGTGGGGGCCCCGAGCGGGAGGAGAAGCTCACCGACTGGCAGAAGCTGGCCTGTCTGCTCTGCCGACGCCAGTTCCCCAGCAAAGAGGCGCTCATCCGGCACCAGCAGCTCTCAGGGCTCCACAAG CAAAACCTTGAGATTCACCGGCGAGCCCACTTGTCAGAAAACGAGCTAGAAGCACTAGAGAAGAATGACATGGAG CAAATGAAGTACCGGGACCGTGCAGCTGAACGCAGAGAAAAGTATGGCATCCCCGAGCCGCCAGAGCCCAAGAGGAGGAAGTACGGCGGCATATCCACAGCCTCCGT AGACTTCGAGCAGCCTACTCGGGACGGGCTGGGCAGTGACAACATTGGCAGTCGCATGCTCCAGGCCATGGGCTGGAAAGAGGGCAGCGGCCTGGGCCGCAAGAAGCAGGGCATTGTAACGCCTATCGAG GCCCAAACACGGGTGCGGGGCTCCGGCCTGGGTGCACGGGGCAGCTCCTACGGGGTCACCTCAACCGAGTCCTACAAGGAGACACTGCACAAGACAATGGTGACCCGCTTCAACGAGGCCCAGTGA
- the RBM10 gene encoding RNA-binding protein 10 isoform X7, translating to MEYERRGGRGDRTGRYGATDRSQDDGGENRSRDHDYRDMDYRSYPREYGSQEGKHDYDDSSEEQSAEIRGQLQSHGVQAREVRLMRNKSSGQSRGFAFVEFSHLQDATRWMEANQHSLNILGQKVSMHYSDPKPKINEDWLCNKCGVQNFKRREKCFKCGVPKSEAEQKLPLGTRLDQQTLPLGGRELSQGLLPLPQPYQAQGVLASQALSQGSEPSSENANDTIILRNLNPHSTMDSILGALAPYAVLSSSNVRVIKDKQTQLNRGFAFIQLSTIVEAAQLLQILQALHPPLTIDGKTINVEFAKGSKRDMASNEGSRISAASVASTAIAAAQWAISQASQGGEGTWATSEEPPVDYSYYQQDEGYGNSQGTESSLYAHGYLKGTKGPGITGTKGDPTGAGPEASLEPGADSVSMQAFSRAQPGAAPGIYQQSAEASSSQGTAANSQSYTIMSPAVLKSELQSPTHPSSALPPATSPTAQESYSQYPVPDVSTYQYDETSGYYYDPQTGLYYDPNSQYYYNAQSQQYLYWDGERRTYVPALEQSADGHKETGAPSKEGKEKKEKHKTKTAQQIAKDMERWARSLNKQKENFKNSFQPISSLRDDERRESATADAGYAILEKKGALAERQHTSMDLPKLASDDRPSPPRGLVAAYSGESDSEEEQERGGPEREEKLTDWQKLACLLCRRQFPSKEALIRHQQLSGLHKQNLEIHRRAHLSENELEALEKNDMEQMKYRDRAAERREKYGIPEPPEPKRRKYGGISTASVDFEQPTRDGLGSDNIGSRMLQAMGWKEGSGLGRKKQGIVTPIEAQTRVRGSGLGARGSSYGVTSTESYKETLHKTMVTRFNEAQ from the exons TGGTGGTCGTGGTGACAGAACTGGCCGCTATGGAGCCACTGACCGCTCGCAGGATGATGGTGGGGAGAACCGCAGCCGAGACCACGACTACCGAGACATGGACTACCGTTCATATCCTCGCGAGTATGGCAGCCAGGAGGGCAAGCATGACTATGACGACTCATCTGAGGAGCAGAGTGCGGAG ATCCGTGGCCAGCTGCAGTCCCACGGCGTGCAAGCACGGGAGGTTCGGCTGATGCGGAACAAATCTTCAG GTCAGAGCCGGGGCTTCGCCTTCGTCGAGTTTAGTCACTTGCAGGACGCTACACGATGGATGGAAGCCAATCAG CACTCCCTCAACATCCTGGGCCAGAAGGTGTCGATGCACTACAGTGACCCCAAGCCCAAGATCAATGAGGACTGGCTGTGCAATAAG TGTGGCGTCCAGAACTTCAAACGCCGAGAGAAGTGCTTCAAATGTGGCGTGCCCAAGTCAG AGGCAGAGCAGAAGCTGCCCCTCGGCACGAGGCTGGATCAGCAGACACTGCCACTGGGTGGCCGGGAGCTGAGCCAGGGCCTGCTTCCCCTGCCACAGCCCTACCAGGCCCAGGGAGTCCTGGCCTCCCAAGCCCTGTCACAGGGTTCGGAGCCAAGCTCAGAGAACGCCAATGACA CCATCATTTTGCGCAACCTGAACCCACACAGCACCATGGATTCCATCCTGGGGGCCCTGGCACCCTACGCGGTGCTGTCCTCCTCCAACGTGCGCGTCATAAAGGACAAGCAGACCCAACTGAACCGTGGCTTTGCCTTCATCCAGCTCTCCACCATCGTG GAGGCAGCCCAGCTGCTGCAGATCCTGCAGGCCCTGCACCCACCGCTCACTATCGACGGCAAGACCATCAATGTTGAGTTTGCCAAGGGTTCTAAGAG GGACATGGCCTCCAATGAAGGCAGTCGCATCAGTGCTGCCTCTGTGGCCAGCACTGCCATTGCTGCGGCCCAGTGGGCCATCTCACAG GCCTCCCAAGGTGGGGAGGGTACCTGGGCCACCTCCGAGGAGCCGCCGGTCGACTACAGCTACTACCAACAGGATGAGGGCTATGGCAACAGCCAGGGCACAGAGTCTTCCCTCTATGCCCATGGCTACCTCAAGGGCACCAAGGGCCCTGGCATCACTGGAACCAAAGGGGATCCCACCGGAGCAG GTCCCGAGGCCTCCCTAGAGCCTGGGGCCGACTCTGTGTCGATGCAGGCTTTCTCTCGCGCCCAGCCTGGTGCTGCTCCTGGCATCTACCAACAGTCAGCCGAGGCAAGCAGCAGCCAGGGCACTGCTGCCAACAGCCAG TCGTATACCATCATGTCACCCGCTGTGCTCAAATCTGAGCTCCAGAGCCCTACACATCCTAGTTCTGCTCTCCCACCGGCCACCAGCCCCACTGCCCAGGAATCCTACAGCCAGTACC CTGTTCCCGACGTCTCCACCTACCAGTACGATGAGACCTCCGGCTACTACTATGACCCCCAGACCGGCCTCTACTATGACCCCAACTCCCAG tatTACTACAATGCTCAGAGCCAGCAGTACCTGTACTGGGATGGGGAGAGGCGGACCTATGTTCCCGCCCTGGAGCAGTCGGCCGATGGGCATAAGGAGACAGGGGCACCCTCGAAGGAGGgcaaagagaagaaggagaagcacAAGACCAAGACAGCTCAACAG ATTGCCAAGGACATGGAACGCTGGGCCCGCAGtctcaataaacaaaaagaaaacttcaaaaatagCTTCCAGCCTATCAGCTCCCTGCGAGATGACGAGAGGCGGGAGTCAGCCACTGCAGATGCTGGCTATGCCATCCTCGAGAAGAAG GGAGCACTAGCCGAGAGACAGCATACCAGCATGGATCTCCCGAAATTGGCCAGTGACGACCGCCCA AGCCCTCCGAGAGGGCTGGTGGCAGCCTACAGCGGGGAGAGTGACAGTGAGGAGGAGCAGGAGCGTGGGGGCCCCGAGCGGGAGGAGAAGCTCACCGACTGGCAGAAGCTGGCCTGTCTGCTCTGCCGACGCCAGTTCCCCAGCAAAGAGGCGCTCATCCGGCACCAGCAGCTCTCAGGGCTCCACAAG CAAAACCTTGAGATTCACCGGCGAGCCCACTTGTCAGAAAACGAGCTAGAAGCACTAGAGAAGAATGACATGGAG CAAATGAAGTACCGGGACCGTGCAGCTGAACGCAGAGAAAAGTATGGCATCCCCGAGCCGCCAGAGCCCAAGAGGAGGAAGTACGGCGGCATATCCACAGCCTCCGT AGACTTCGAGCAGCCTACTCGGGACGGGCTGGGCAGTGACAACATTGGCAGTCGCATGCTCCAGGCCATGGGCTGGAAAGAGGGCAGCGGCCTGGGCCGCAAGAAGCAGGGCATTGTAACGCCTATCGAG GCCCAAACACGGGTGCGGGGCTCCGGCCTGGGTGCACGGGGCAGCTCCTACGGGGTCACCTCAACCGAGTCCTACAAGGAGACACTGCACAAGACAATGGTGACCCGCTTCAACGAGGCCCAGTGA